In Vanessa atalanta chromosome W, ilVanAtal1.2, whole genome shotgun sequence, a genomic segment contains:
- the LOC125075511 gene encoding uncharacterized protein LOC125075511: MLRRKGLRLKVYLDDFLIAHQHRDTLKTHVQMAIEFLNRLGWHINMNKSILNPTMSLEFLGIVWNTQHNIKSLPLEKVRKVRQYLMSRLTAGIWTLKQAQRLLGYLNFATFVTLWGRLHCRTLQRHSNLLQKHSRRPSVFGDEVRKELKWWLDNIDQIHPVKLPVNYVVTDASDIQWGALVNNNSLKGSWSQDQLGWHCNLKEMHAVIAAISSQANVLKNSTVILQSDNKTVVSYIKNEGGTRSQKLLELTKHLLELIDSLNVVLLPHHLPGMYNTEADHLSRNRAGSEWHLLSEGTKKVFKLWGTPELDLFASKNAHVVSKYVSLDLSDSNAYFHDAFSRCWTYNLAWIFPPPSLLPRVLHHLNSARGKFIIIAPKWKKPFWRPDLKNRSLARPLKIRNLNITLVDTVSGRPPAQVHNLQLEAWLVSAGTP; encoded by the coding sequence ATGTTACGCAGAAAGGGCCTTCGCCTGAAAGTTTATTTGGACGACTTTTTAATAGCCCATCAACACAGAGACACCCTGAAAACCCATGTTCAAATGGCAATCGAGTTCCTCAACAGACTTGGTTGGCATATCAACATGAACAAGTCTATACTCAACCCGACAATGTCTTTAGAGTTTCTCGGTATCGTCTGGAACACACAACACAACATCAAAAGTTTACCTCTAGAAAAAGTAAGAAAAGTCCGCCAATATCTAATGTCTCGCTTGACAGCAGGCATTTGGACCCTCAAGCAGGCGCAACGCCTCTTAGGGTATCTCAACTTTGCGACCTTCGTCACCCTCTGGGGAAGGTTGCATTGCCGTACGCTGCAGCGCCACAGCAATCTTCTACAGAAACACTCACGCCGGCCTAGTGTATTCGGAGACGAGGTACGAAAGGAATTGAAATGGTGGCTAGACAATATCGATCAAATTCACCCCGTAAAACTACCAGTCAATTACGTGGTTACAGACGCCTCGGACATTCAATGGGGTGCTTTGGTGAACAACAACTCACTAAAAGGCAGTTGGAGTCAAGATCAGCTGGGCTGGCACtgcaatttaaaagaaatgcaTGCAGTGATAGCGGCCATCTCGTCACAAGCGAATGTTCTAAAAAATTCAACCGTGATCTTACAGAGCGACAACAAGACGGTAGTATCGTATATAAAGAACGAGGGTGGAACAAGATCTCAAAAACTTTTGGAGTTGACCAAACACCTCCTGGAACTAATAGACAGCCTGAACGTTGTACTCCTCCCTCACCATCTACCGGGAATGTACAATACGGAAGCCGATCACCTCTCGCGCAATCGCGCCGGCTCCGAATGGCATCTTTTGAGCGAAGGAACAAAGAAGGTGTTCAAACTGTGGGGAACACCAGAACTAGATCTGTTCGCCTCAAAAAACGCTCACGTCGTTTCGAAGTATGTGTCGCTAGACTTATCAGACTCGAACGCCTACTTTCACGACGCTTTCAGCAGATGTTGGACATACAATCTTGCTTGGATCTTTCCTCCGCCAAGTCTGCTTCCACGGGTTCTACACCATTTGAACTCGGCCAGAGGAAAGTTCATAATAATAGCGCCGAAGTGGAAAAAACCCTTTTGGCGTCCAGATCTCAAGAACCGCTCCCTAGCACGTCCTTTAAAAATAAGGAACCTGAATATAACATTAGTGGATACAGTGTCGGGTCGCCCTCCAGCACAAGTGCACAACCTACAGCTGGAAGCCTGGCTAGTTTCGGCTGGGACACCTTGA